In Takifugu flavidus isolate HTHZ2018 chromosome 1, ASM371156v2, whole genome shotgun sequence, the DNA window tttgggggggggggtataggtGTTACTGGTGGTGTTTCTATAGGTGTTCAACAGTGGTGAGTAATAGATGTGTTATTCACATGTTCATCACCTTTGCTAACGGTCTCCTGCCGCTTGAGCTGCGATGGACAGCTCCATATGTGGCTGACGGCTGGGAAGAAGGtaaaaaaatgtgtcaaaatgtAGCAAGAGTGCCAGTGCGagggtgtctgtctgtctgtctgtctgtctgtctgtctgtctgtctgtctgtctgtctgtctgtctgtctgtcttttttcaGCTAGTGACACTGACCTTGTTCAGGTTCTGCCATCTTTCTGTCACCGGTGGGCTGGGTGTAACATTGTACTCCAGCTttggtgaggcaggtgtgtaGTACAGTGTCTGTGGTCCCATGACAGCATCATCATGGGGTCGAATGTCAACCCTCCCCACGGGAGTGTGGGGTCTTGACCCCAGTTGACCTCTGGGTGATAAAGAAGCTTGTCCCATCATTTCCGCATGTGCTGGAGGTGTGTTTCGTCCAGGGAGAATATCGTCTAGCTCTGGTCCACAGGCTCTTCTCCTGTTAAAATCAGCTGGGCTTGGTGTTCTGACACAGGAGAAAACAGAACAGTATTCTTTCTTCGTCTTTACATCAACCGCAGCACTTTAACGTGTGCTGTTCACACACGCGAGTCTTGACAACCTGCTGTTTCTGTGACGTGCAGTCCGCCTCCCTCTGTGCTCCGAGTGCGTCGTCCCCATCCTCCCACCAGTGAGGTGAGTGGGCTCACTCAGAGTCCTGCTGATGTGTCTGTGCTTCAGGGCGGGACCCTCTCCATCAGAGGTGGGCTTTGTTAAATCCACTGATTCACTGCTGCCACCTATCTTTGTGAAATCCTGATAACTTGAACAACGCCTGTAAGGACACAAAGGTCAGCGGCTGCAGTGGTTGCAGCTGTTATTGCTCCAGAGGAGTCCTGCGTACCTGTGCAAGGAGCCGTCTGTTTCCATTGAAGCCGACTGACTGAGGGCGCGAACCCAACCCAGCATATCCTCCTGAGTGTCAGCGCTGAAGAAATATGAGCGCATTCCCTGGTGCACCACCTGCATCACCAAACATTAATTAGTGTTTAATTATACAATTATTGTTCCATTAAGAATTCATTTTCTTAATTTCAAATGTGTGTTACTGAagattttaacatttttcacCTTATCAAGCAAACAAATGTACCTTGAAGGTGAACTTCCTGTTCTTGCATTCCCTAGGTGTGCAGAACAGGATTTTATAGCTTGGAAGGGGGATGCTGCCCATAACCGTTTCTTCTCTACTGTCTGGTGTTGGACGATACAGACGTAAACGTCACATGAACAACAGATTCTCCGATATGCAATCATGAAATGCTGCGTACCTTTGTAGTAAAACAGACAGTAGTTGGAGAGGACAAACCACCTCCTTTTCCACAGCTTCAAACCAGAACTATCCTGCATGAGGAGAGAAAATTAAGAGGATTCTATTTCATCAAGGCAGGCAGACACCTTTTAGTGGAATAATGAATTCATAAAATGTTAACTAGGCCATGTGTGGAAACAGACTTTTTTGTTGAGCCATCCTCTGATCACCACGGGACAGTTGGGGTCTCTCTTGGAAGCCTGACATCTTTTCCCAAAGGTTTGCACTTTTCCACTGCCTTCCTGCAAAAAGCAAAttccattttttattatttatagtCTGATGTTGTGAGCAGTGGGTGTTCTAAAAATCCATGCACTGCACCCTGACAACAAACCAACCTTGATTACAGGAAAGTATGAAATGGTGGCCACGCTGGAGGCTTGGCTGATTCTGTCGTGGTCGTCCATTCTGTGacacaaacagatttatttcttttactgATTGCAGTTTAAAATGGAAGCTTTTAAATGTCTCCATGCAGTTTACAGGCCTGTTATTTCacagcagtttattttaatgcaAGTCTATAGCCTGAAAAATATGCATTATCTATGTGTGTGTCACTATTGCATGATCATTTTGTCATCTATCACAAAAACAATATTAACACTTTCATCAAATCCAGAGCCGCACCTGCACAATGAGGACGGGCTACAAGCCCTGAATGACCTTACCAATATAATGTGACCCTGCGTTTCTGCTGGAGACACTCCCCAAGACGGTGAATCCGGGCACACAAATCCCGCAATTGCTGAGATATTTTCCTGCTCAACTGTTCATTCTCTCAGAGACAAGCTATGGACTCTCCCACTCCTGCTAAAACTCTCCCACTGTTCTATTCTGAGCCATATATACAAGTCAGTGTGTATTCCCACCATGAAACAGACAGGTGACAGCTGCATCGCCACGGTACCAGGGAGGGGCCGAGAACAGCGTGAAAAGCAATCTGGCAGCAGGAACGGGCCGGTATGAGCGACTGCGAGGGATTTGGAATGGGTCCCAAACTGCAGAGCTGCGTCGGGAAAAGGCCACAATCAAGAAAACAAGAGTGTGCAGTAGAGGGGGAAGTGGGTGAGCTGCAGGAAGCTCCAGAGTTAACGGAGGACGTCACACACTGAGGGTTGGTGTTGTCTCTTTATGAATGTGAGGCTGGAATGTATATTGGCTTCAGTGCAACATGTCACGTGATGGTTGCGTGCACCTGCTCTACACTGCTCAATACAAGTAATTCCCTCTGAAATGCCATTAATCATCTGGACACTAATGACAAATCTTTGACCCTAAACTTGCACTTTAACAGTGAAGTAGGAGATCATATAGACTTTACGCAGTGTGGTTACGTTATTACTACGGGTGGATTAGTGGATGGATGTTTTCAGGCTGTAAATAGAAGATGTGCTGAACTTAATGAAAGAGTACAGCACGCAGGATAAACTTGAAGATAAGAGTTCGTGGGAAAGAACTCACACTCGATCTTCACAAGCCCTCGTGGGTGACCTGAAGTGGTTTTGCTACAGAAATCACTGAGAGCATCAACCAAAGTCATCTACCAGTCAGATTAttgagggaaaagaaacaatCAAGGCTTTGTGAGAGACCAGAGCAGAAAGCAACAGCCTCTTAGCTGCTGGAGGTTTGGTGGGTGTTATAAAATATTTGGAAAATCTCTTTAAACAGCGGGGGTCACTTGCTCGGGAAGGAGAAGGCTTAAAATGCTAAAGAGGGATGCGGAGGACAAATGATGTGTCTGTGTGCGACACAGTGGGCTCTTTGTTGTGCATAAGGAGTCTGGAGCATCATgtgaagatggatggagcgtGTTGAATGCACTTACGTGGAAAATATTCTCCACATGCATCGACCAAAAATATTTGCACATCATTTACATCCGTGGCTCTGTGAATGTCAACACGACCGTCACTATATGTTTGACCTTGATAAATTATGTAGTGACACAGTTGGAGGCTGGAAAAGACATTGTGTCATTGTTTACAATGATTATTAAACACGGATTTATGAGATAAGGTGTTTTACAAAGAGACCAAAGCCTGTCTGAAAGTTCAGCCACAGATAATGAATAAAGGCATTTTCCTCTTATAAGTATTTTAAATAGGAATGTAATAAGTTATTGAATTTATGGCAAAACAAATGAGCTTCAAGAAGTTCTGAAACACATTTCATTATTCATTTTACTGTCACCAGCTCTttgtaaaatcaaaacaaaacagaaattaCAATAACATTTTTCTGTACCTGAGTAAATGTGCAAGCCTGCTAGCTTCTCCGCGCTCCATCACTTGGCTCGTTTCCTCATCGCATCTCCTCAGGTTTGGCTGCCTTCTTCCTGGCCACAGTAACAAACTCCTGTTGTCCTAACACTCTCCAGCAAgtgtcctcttctctcctcataCGTGCCAGCGCCTGGTTCTCTGGACTGTAGGTTGTTCTGGGATCTACCTCCACTGGTCTTTAACACCCGTCCTTTGACAGTGCGTCCTCTGTAagcctctctcttcttccttctcttcttcaacGTCCCTCCCTCTCACCCTGCCCTTGGCAGCCTCTCTGTCATTTGCCAAGTTTGTGACTTCACAATTTACCCCCAAAACAGCTGTGTCGTGCATGCGTCGGTTGCATTTGACATGATCTGAATTTCCAAGATATTTggatctgcagctccaggatTAAAAAGTTGGAGGCCATTCTTATGATTTAAAGACTCCACCACCTGCGCCTGCCTCTGCTTCAGAAAAGCTTTAGGCTTAGATCCACCAAAAACGTTTTGATAAAACATAAAGGAAAATGTTGCTCTTTAATTCCCTGGTGAGTAACTATGTTAAATGGTCGTAGTTCAACCAGGAGGCCACAGCGGGTGGTTATGTGACGATGAGGAGCATAAATACATGAATAGGTTACAGTGGAAGCAGGAGAATAAAGTGATTGCCTCTGTGATCAGTGGAGAGGCCAGCTGTAGTGGCCATACTGTGGCAGAGAGGTCGACAGAGAGCCTGCATTTAAACCTCTGAGAGCAACATTGGAGAATTTGCCAAAATGAACAAAGGCACAGTTATATTTTAGTTCTAATTACTCACTTCCTATCCAATCAGCAGTTAGTTAAAAAGAGATTCAATTATTCAAATCATTGTATAATCACTGAGCCTAGACTTCTGCATAAATAATGACAGGATCTGGTTTTCTCGTGCACTGACTCAGCGTCTTGTGGAGTTCTCCAGATATTTTCAGAAACCAAAGTACCTGTAACGTGGACAACTCTGCACCAGTCCATGCGGAAGAGAGCAAGTGGGCTTTAAGGTGAGAGGAGCACCAGCATTTCTGGCCATGGATGAAAATCGTGTGGACAAAAAAGGAGCAACAGGAAAAGTGAAAGCTGATACTCAGCAGTCGGCCACGACAGACGTCTCAAGAGAGCCGCTACTATTGGACAAAAGGAAGATATCAAAAGCATTTTAAGAGCTGTGATAAGAACAAGGAGGAAGGACAGATACCAGGGCTAAATTTACTCTTGCAGAAAAGCAGACCCAATGTTGGCCGGCACCATGTTGAAATTCTACACTCAGCTAAAGAATAAAACCAAACACTCGCTCAAGAAATGGTGTTGACCACCAGTAAAGAACTTCAAAAACTTTggacaatacacacacacaccagtgcttCCCACACACATGCTAACCATGCCACTTTATAATTAGTATCTCACATGTGCAGACTTGTTTTTAACCCAGGAAGGTCACGACTTCAGATGCCCCGGATGTTCAGTTCATGCCCTGCCTGTATTTACAGCCCCCTCCCATCATGCATTCTGTCCCATCAGCCCGGCTGACTGACAGCTGCACGGGTACATCCCAGCTACTCTTGCACAATCGACTACTTGTGGGGCACAATCAACGTGTGCGGTGAACTTCAGGATCATGGGAAATGTCGTAAATGACATTAATGATATTAATTATGATTTAACGATCAGAGGAATGtgaaaacataaacattaaaaagaacTAGGAAGTAAAGGTTTTACACACAGTTACTGTGAAAAGATGATGGAAATCTTTTATGCTGCcaaatgttttacatttgaatttTGTCTGATTTGAAGTGATTATTTGTTCATGTATAATCATGCAGAGGTTTGTTAAATAACCCAAAATGTTCAACTACTGAGCCAACAGCTCTCAACAAGCGATCTCTCTGTCTGATAtccatttttaacatttctgaAAAGGGGTTGTGCTGCACCAGACCTTAACCCAGcacaaccctgaaccctggATTCAACAACATGATACAACACTCAGTAACATGATAAAAGAATGTCTCAACCATCATCCTGACCACTGGAGCCCTCCATGGCTGTGCTGATCCCTCTGCTGTTCCCTGTTTGACTTGTTGTGTTAAGTACTACTTCAAAAGTTTCTTATCATAAACAATGATCACAGCTTAGCTTACAAAGAGCCTTTCATGGGCTAAAGACACCAGCACCTTTGTCGAGATCAGACCGCAGCAACATCACTTCCCACGCTTTTACAAAGAATCTACAGACCATAGTAATAGCATCGTCTCTTTGAGGCAGTTGAGGGGCTTGAGGCCTCACTCCCATTTATAcataatttacatttcacatcATGCTGCCTGAACAGACCCTTCCAACAAGCTCAGAGATACATTCACCAACAGTGATTGCATTACAAGTCTACACTTAATATTAGTGTACTATTATACTAAGTTGAACAGAACAGTCAGTTATAATTGGACTCCAATATGCAACATAATCTAATTTAATTAATTCAAACAGTCCAACAGATGGCGCTGTTATTTAATTGATGCATTAAATAGACATATGTATCCCATACCCCCTTTCTTTCACCCACTTCTTATTCCTCTAATGTTCGAAAGCGTGTAATTTCCAATTACATATTTTGTAAAGcatataataaataaagagaatagATTCAGAATATTACAGCAACACAGACGGAACACTGCGAAGCGACGAATGTTGCGTGTAATGTATTTGAACTgacaacagggggcgctgttgtatTCAATAACTTAAAACACCCCTGAATAGAGTTCACAaccaaaaaaaagtcatttccaaAGACATTATCTCAAACGGAAAATAATTAAGTTCTTCAAATTAAAGAGGgataaaataaagaaagtaCAGTTAATACTCTTCGTGTTGGTCTTGGATTGTTGTTGGTCTAGTTGTGGTGTTTTGTGTCAGGTGGTTTGTGGGGTTTCCCTTTTCTGTGAGATCCAGCACACGTTTTATAAAACAATtaataatatttattaataTACAAGATGTGTGCCCCATGCGCAGTCATTTTCAATCAGTGTTTCAgtctctgtgtttgtgagcaAGTGTTTCTAaaatttaaatcaaattaatcGAGTTTGTTGGAACACATTCCAGTGATGTAAACAGGATTGAAAAGAATTTTAAACttaatgactttttttaaactcaatttCCAACTTTTCACTTTCACAAAtcaatgtattattattattattattattattattattattatattattattattattattattatcatcatcatcatcatcatcatcatcatcatcatcatcatcatcaccaccatcatcatcatcatcatcattattattgttgttgttgttgttgtcatccATTTTAGGAGCAGCTGTAGTATAATCTTAAAGTTGTGACACATATCTGGTGATGCAGAGTTCATGTTTAGATCCCAGTGTGAACAAGTGAATACAGATAATGAAAAACACTTTGAGATGTTCTATATTTCTCTAATAATCCCCATCAGCTCCCCACAGTATATGACTGAAGCCCTTTTGGCACTAGCGGTGTCAATAGTGGCTGGTGTTGCTCCAGAGGGGAATAAACCTATGTTAATCGGTTTAATTAGGCACAAATGTAATATAAGCAGCTGGCTTGAAGAGGAGACCTTAAAAAGAGTAATATCTTTATGTCAAACCTGGTTTCTGCATATTTGCTGCCTGGCTTTCAGCTTTAGTTTTAAGGATAATGCTTGGAACCCTAAAGGACATGCTCCCCTCCAGGAATATGTCAGGCTATATGTGTCACTTACATAACTAATGCTGACACAAGCTTAGAATTACCACTCACTCACATTCCTCACATAAGCACCCCATCTGATTATTCTTAGATCATCGTCTGCAGTTGTTTTTGCTTTCGGCCTCCACAGATTTTTGCCCTGGAGGTTTAACTGGGGGTGCTTATAGACTTCGCACTCAAACTAATTACGCTCCAAACATCCTATTACATCTTCAAAAGTATTTATGCCTTCGTGCTTGATTCTCAGCTGGAAAATGAGACAAGAAGACAAAACATGCTGAAAAATCTGATCAAATTTAatgatctaatctaatctaatctaatttatttatttctttgcaAGTTTTATATTTTGATATCAGATTTGACCaagtttctttattttaaaataaaacaatatttccACAATCAAATCAATGACTTGATTAAATCCACAATCATATTTgcagctttgacctttgaggAGACCAGAAACTGTTTTATAACATGTTTAGAGACATTTTAGAGACATTTTAGAGACATTTTAGAGCCATTTTGCAGCAGAGCCTCCACCAATGTTTGCATGGAGGTTGCTGCAGCGCCACCTTTGGCTCCTGAGTGTGACAGTTTACAGCAGCGTTTCCACGTCTCCACTTCACTTTTGCTTCCTCTTTGCAATCAATTTAAGATTTTTAGCGTAAAAGAAGCAGTCGGAGTGCAATTACTTTAACCGAATGTGTGGAGcgtcaatattttaaaaaaatgtgattattCAATAAAGGTTTAGCATTACAACTGATTACATTccactttttaatttaaaacctaTGGAGCATTAAAGTTATGATTATAATTTGAGCttaaatatttttacagcaGTGGTTTAAGGAGCCCATTTCTTCATATTCTTTCACATTAGTTGCCTTGGAAACACGACCTTTGTTCAGAAAAAGACAGCACATAAATGCACGAGTTATGGTCCGGTGCTGAACCCTGCGTGTCGTCTCTGTGGCTGTGAGTCCACTTGGCATTTGTTAAATGAGGATGCGTGAGTGTGACATCTATGGGTTTGTCTGGCTGTCCTGCTTTTAGCTCCTGTAAAGCTCACGCTTCTAGGTGTGAAGGTGACAGGAGCGGACGTCCCACCTGTCACGGCTGGGAACGGGCTCTTTGAATCGGAGCTTCGTACAAACCAAAGTGAGTCCGTttaacaacaaagcaaacacatgaCGGTGTAAACGGCATCCAGAGGATGCCCAAAAAACACGAAATCACTCAGGATTAAACAAAAGTTCCATTTATAGCAATGATTTATTTCTTTGCGCAACAATAAAAGAGTATCAGTAAACTATAATGCATAAAACAATGCAAAAATATTTCTCAAGCAAACATTTAGAAAGTTTATCATCCAGACTAGAACTGAAGTGATGCATGTGATCACAAACAATTCCAGACATTTGCTGATTAAAGAGGTAAAAGGTGACATTTCACTCCGGTATCTTGAGGATTGTGCAGGAAGATTGAATCCCAATCCAGAAACCGGGAAGAATCCTTTGATCCATGGACGTCTCAACTTTGTGCAACAGTTGAGCCTCTCGTTCTGCTCCCTCCCCGGTCACGGCATAAAAACTTATAATCCCTGCGGGCTGGTCGAGATAAACTCCAATCGTAGAGCAAAAAGGGACATCGGTTATGTCTTTCTTGATTCCATTGAACCAGATCTCATACTGCGTTCCCGACCAGCAGAGACCCCAGGACTCCTCATTTTCTCCAAGGCCACTGGGCCCAGAACTGgccctcctccctgctccttcATATGTGGCTCCAATTACCACCCAACCTGAGaactccacctcccagtaagCCCTCATGTTCCAAATGACCTCTTTGCACACCACCTTTGAGGGAAcggaaaacaaacaagcaaagaaAAGTGATGTGTTTCCTTCAGTAGTTGTCAGGTAAACAAATAGCTGTATGTGTGACGTACCTGTGGAGAGTACTCGTATCTCTCTGGCCTGTCCAGGACGGGACAAACCTCCTTTGTTCTTCGACAAACTTTGGAGCCGCCGTCGGAAATCCACAACATTTTGTTGGCCGTCTTGTCATCCAAACACAACTTTTTCCAGTCTAAAAGAAAGAATGTTGTTTTCGGTTGATTAAAAGAACAAATAGATGAATAAAACCTGTGTTGATATATAAGTTGGGATAAGGAAATCTGCTCGTACGGGTCAGGAGATCAGCTCTGTTTGTTGGCTCTGGGATGTTCGGGACATAACTGGAAACATTCTCTGTAGGTAAGAAAAGCAGAACTGCCGCTAGGGTGAGCTGGTCTGAGCTAAtcctccattcatccattcattccgCACTTTATTAACCAGTGAACATAGAGAAATAACACGACTAATTCCTGCACACCTTGTTTGCAATTAGTCTCCGATAAAATCAACCTGGAATTGGGTTTGGTCATCGGCATCTCGACGCTCTGCGTTGATCATCCACGTCCTGAAGCTTCCAGAAACACTGACATTCAGCCGGAGCAAAGATGCAAACTCTCCTCCTTCCACCTGACTTTTATACCCCCGGTGGAAGCCCTGGGGGGGAGCCGCGTCAAAGACATTTCGTAAGTGAAGGTTGACGTATGGAGGCTGGTGAGGCCCAGGTATCTGACACCCCTGAAACATTAGGAGTGTGTTCTGGCTGCAAACATCACAGAATGTGCGAGTTGGAGGCCGTTTGTCAGAGTTGTCAGCAGGTGATACGCAGGAGGATGCAGAAACACGTGGGAAACACGTCTCATTCGAGCCAGATAAATGAGCTTAAACTATGTCGGGGGTGTCATAGCACACCAAGCCttctatttttaataaatgcacTTGAATAAATATGAAATCTTCCAACAAAATCTATCAAATGTGTTGTATGCTGCAAATTATTGGTGTAAAAGGAATCGAAGCTATAACCACTTTATTAACTATAAAGCAACAGTGCATAAACCAGGGTGAATGTTTTTGAAGGGATTTATTTATACTTGACATTCTGTATACATTCATTTCATATCAAGGTAACCCtgtaacaacaataacaatggAGGAATACTTTGGCATgaacacatttaaatatatgaGGTGCACCTTGAGTGGTCCGCAGGTTCAGGAAAGTCTAACAGAGTAGTAACTACGCTGCACATTGGCCATACACATACAGCACATGAGGAATTACTCTTGGAGGTCATCTTTGATTATCCTAAGCTAAGTGCTTTATTACCACTATTCTAAAGCTTTTTAAGAGCCTAAATACCATATATATTAACAGCAA includes these proteins:
- the LOC130533875 gene encoding stonustoxin subunit beta-like, with protein sequence MPMTKPNSRLILSETNCKQENVSSYVPNIPEPTNRADLLTHWKKLCLDDKTANKMLWISDGGSKVCRRTKEVCPVLDRPERYEYSPQVVCKEVIWNMRAYWEVEFSGWVVIGATYEGAGRRASSGPSGLGENEESWGLCWSGTQYEIWFNGIKKDITDVPFCSTIGVYLDQPAGIISFYAVTGEGAEREAQLLHKVETSMDQRILPGFWIGIQSSCTILKIPE